From the genome of Rhododendron vialii isolate Sample 1 chromosome 10a, ASM3025357v1:
CAAGTCCCACCAAATTTTGCACACAGATTTGTTTGTAGTCTTCCTTATCCTCAAGGACCTCAACACTAACCCTATACCCATATATGATATAGTATCATATATGAGCTGTAAATACCCAAGAAAACTTGGTGGCTACTGACTCCTCCTTCCCTTTCTCAAAAAACCTTAGGCCCCTTTATACCTTGTGTCTCTTTCTGATTTCAAACTTTTAACAGAAACTTCACATGCTCTAGCCTCTTCTGTTTCCCATCTCCATCCCTATGGATACCTTTGTCAAGTAGTAGTatctccttttgttttctttaaccCTTTTTTGGCATCTTCTATGTACTCACGTTTCTGAATCTCACTGACTCTATCCTGTGTATTTCCACTGCTTCTCTGATATTTAGGTAAGTCCAGTGGACCACAATTCACTTTCATTTCCAATTGGGTTCTTCttcaattagggttttgaaGATATATTCGAGGCTTACTAGTTTTGGGGGAATACGTTGTTGTTTGGTTCTGTCTGTTTTTAGGTTTACTTAGATCTCAATTCTATTTTGTTGGGTTGTGTTTCATTTTGTGAATTGCCTTGTTTCTCATTCTGTAGTTCATCAGTTTTCTTCAGTTAGGTTAGAAGGAAGCCCTATTTTCCCTTTCtgcagttgggttttgctgctTGTTTGATTATCTTTAGGTATCTTGTTTAGATTTTCAACCCAATTCTGTTTTtgaagttgggttttgttgCGGCTTTGATTTTCTTTGGATATCTTGTCTAGGGTTTCAATTGTCAATGGCAATGACACAAGGTTATGCAATTGAGCTTTACTTTGATCCAGCGCTCGAAAACCAGGTCCTAAAGGCCTGGAATGTGTTGGCTCGTCGCCAAATCAGTACTCACCTCATTGAAATTGAATCTCGGCCTCACATTACCCTCTTTTCCACCCCCTATATCGACCCATCAAAGCTCGAAAATGTTGTGAAATTTTTTGCTTCAAAGCAAGAATCTTTACCCCTATCTTTCTCCTCAATTGGAACTCTTCCAAATGACAACAATGTCCTCTTTCTTGCCCCAACGCCTTCCTTGTCCCTTCTTCAGTTCCATTCACAGTTGTGTGATGCAATGAAGAGGGAGGGGATTGAAATTCGGGAGGAGTACCGCCCGGATTCGTGGGTCCCTTATTGTCCAGTTGCAGAAGAAGTGCCCAAGAATAGAATGGCCGACGCCTTCACTGTTTTACGCGACTTGAAGTTGCCAGTTACAGGGTATGCAATGGATATTGGAGTGGTGGAGTACTCTCCCGTCCGTGAACTCTTCTCGTTTATGCTTGGCAACACATTTGAAGCATGAGGTTAAAAGCCATATTGGTGCTTTCATGTTAAATCGGGTTTACTTTGTTGAATGCCGTACGTTTTCATTGATGTTAGAAACCAAGCATAAGTCAGTATGTTATTGGAACCTTACTTGCGCTTAATTGGGCTAGATTGCCATTTGGAATGCAATGTACGTCATTTTCattgaaattttctttggaATGTCTATGGTTGTCTGATTTTTATTGTGGATTGGAAGGAACCAGCTATTGGTCTATCTAGTTGTTTGCTTGGGAATAGCAAGAGTAAAACAGTTTTCTTTAAAATAGAAACAAATTCTCTTTAATCTGTTTGGACCCTTAAACTGGAAGGATTTAATATGATATGCTCATTACCTATGTTTGTATTGTTGGTGGGTATCAAGTGGCTCTCTCTCTTGTTGGCACCTAGTACACCATCATACGAGTAATCTGTTAGTTTGTCAATTGCCTTCATTGTGATTCACTGCTCTACTTTCCCTCAAGATTTCTGTTTTGTTCGTAACCTGCTCACCTAGTAGTAGGCCTCTTGGTTAATTTAATAGTATATCTCAATGATTTTGTGACTTTTTTGTTTAGTTATGATACTTGCTGAAGTACTCAATGATTGATTCGCAACATTTATTGAAACATTGGTTTCATGATTCCTGCTCCCTCATTTACTCTTCTTAATTATATACTGTTGATTGGGGTGGGATTTCATATCTTTGTCTCACTGCGTCTGTCCTGAACATTTAGACAGAATTGTGCTGATTCTAGATATTCTGGTAGACTTTGTGTTATTGATTAAAGAGTAAGTGAAGGGTAAGGAAATTAGGAAACTAAAGAAAGGTGGAAAATTATATTTCCCGGATGTTTTAACCAAAATACTTGTTTGGAGTTTGGCTCAGAAGAGCTTAGCGTTCTTGTTAGTTTTAGGAAAACATAGTGTCATAGCAAATTTAGACGCAATACACTTGATATTAGGTAGTTGAAGAGTTAAATTAAATTACTAAATGTGCTTCTAATGTATCTTCCCCAACGATAAATAGCAGACAGTGACACATCAACCATATGATCCATGCCCTTATCCCAGGGactgagtggagagagatagagaaaatttattggagaccgtgctCAGgagttttgagaccccaaaacgaacaaggcctatATTTAGGCAGAAGCGTCAGTATGAGTATCCAATCTAACATTAGATATACCTATGAAAATTGCCAAGAAATTGACCAACTCTAAAGGGAAGTTTAATTTATCTCATGGTCGTGGAGTTTGACAAGTTCTTCTATTGGTATCAACTTTTTGTTAATGATtgttatatttatatttattttgttcaGATTTTTCCGTTTTGAGGGTTCATTGTTGCACTTACCAAAGACGAAATGATATATTTGATAGTATGGAATTAGCTAGTTTATCCCCCAAATGCCTGTTTAATCTCTTAAAGGATGATCTTGTGAAAACATGAACTGTTTCCTGGTGCTTCTTGTTGCTTCTGCACTGTAGGATCAATAAGCTTCTACACTTGTTATCGACATGAATGTCTCCCAGAACATGGGAGGCATAACAATCGTCTCCTTAGGCACACATGTTCCGACATATATCCAATACCAGAACTCCACTTGCACATCTGTGTTGGTCCATTACCGCACTTCATTTCCGTGCCATCTACCCTCACTTGAGGGGTAACACTTGCTGTTTGAATTATTCATAGGCtgtattttttgtgatttcctcaggttggtttggtttggattttttatTGTAGCTACCAGATTTTGACTGATATGAGTGTTGAGCCTATTTTCGCCATTGATTGTGTCTTCGTTTTGCTATAGAAAGAATTCTTCAGACTTCATCGAGAATTTTGACAATTCAAAGATAGCAAATGTGGTTGCTCCGCTGTTTAAACCACCTTTATGGATTGATCTTCTACATACAGTTTCCAAttttactttctattttgtcGGTTGCAAGAGCATTGATGCAGACAACCCGATGCTCCAGTCGCGCAAGTTTTCTTGATGAACAATATGTGCAGTTGTTCTTTTTCTGGAACATTTTAGATGAGTTCAGTTGGAATTCCAATTTCCAGCCATATCAAACACCAATAACGCCAGACGTTCATGCCCTTGATACATTATGCAGAATTCACCAGGTGGATTCGGGTGTCCCTGTTTCGCTGCATTTTTCACCCGCAGGAgaatttttaaacaaagataatCTCCGAACACAATCCTGCAATAAATATACTTCGAAACAGAAATACATCCAAATTTCGGTGCGGCAAACCTGTCCCCATTAGACAAGAAATACATAACATGGTACTAATGCAATACTCTAGTTTGACGACGCAACCCAAAACACTATCCGCTATgcactggagagagagagagagagagaaactcttaagtccaaataaaaattttattttgagaaattctttTATATCCAAAGTTCCACACCCAAAGGTTGTAAATACAACATCAAATGCTTTCTCATCTATGGATCCTGGGATCATTACAGTTCTCATTTGAACAACTTTTCTATCACTTGGAGGATACTACCACACAGCAGCGAACATACATTCAGGAACACAACTAAAGCCAAAATGCActggttcaattttttttcattaccAAAACTTGGGTAGTCAGAACTTAAATTCAGAACTTTGCAAGTAAAAAGGGGGTGAATAATTAACAGCGACGATCCAAAGCAGCTATCCTTCGGCCAATTCAAACACACCTCTTTATAAAGGATCGGATTGCTGACCCAAAATTCCATAATTCATCTGTACAAGGAACTGACAGCAATGGCCACTGTGCAACAACAGCTTCGAACAATAGCGATTTATCCAGAACTCATTTCCGTTCTCCAAAGCAAAAATTGTCTGACACCAGAAAAATAAATAGGTTCAGGACAGAGAGCTCGTTCATGTGTGCCCTCCAAATTTTTGACCTGTTAGTTGAAGCACTGCTATGATTCGTCAGGCTGTAATGAATTCAAAAAGAgtgataaaaattcaaaagcaccaacgtctgcatcagaaaaGAGAGACATTAGTGATGGCTTAAATGCAAAATGCAGGGCACAAAAGGTCATACATGGGAGGAAGTCACACAAGCAAGAGAGTGAAACAAGATTTCCCACAATTGCCAAATATAGGGTGATGAAAGGAGGCCTTGTCCAGAAAAATAATACTTTCTGTAATTTGCTCGGCTTTCAGATATGCTATTAGAAAATTGACTTCTAAATTCTTACAATCATGTGTAGTTTTCTGGATATAAAAGACATACTTAATATTTTCTGCATTTTGCTCGGCTTTCAGATAAGCTATTAAAAAGTTCACTTCCAAATCTTACAATCATGTGTAGTTTGATAGCCCCTTTCTTCAATTAGCCCATCTAGAAGATCCACTTAATGCCCATAGGcataacacaaaaaaaaaaaaaacatttgaaaaggtcgAATCTCACTAGATTATCAACTGTACCCTACACAAACATGAACTCTATCAGAATAATTACTTCAACTACAGATAATAGAAATTGGAAGCTATAGATGGCTTACCAGATTATGAAAGAGAGAAATTCTGCCCTAATAATGTCCCTACTGCCACGAGGGTTGCTTGTATCCGTTCCTATCTCCATTCCACCCAAGATCAGGCTCCCTTCTCTTCAATGACCCACCCGCCATCTGAAACACTTTCATTTGCTCATCCACTGGTGTTGTTTGAGACCCAGGAACTGGAATCTGCCTTAATAATGCTGGAGACGGCCTCCCATCTCTACGCTCTACATCTGTACTCCCAGTACCATTATTAAGATCAAGACCTTGTCCTCCCAATTTCCTACTCTCAGGCCCAACATTATTCGCACCACCCGGAAGGTTCATAATATAGGGCCGCGAGTATTGTGATGAGACTACACCAGAAAGGCCCACCAGCTGCGAGGGAATGGTAGGTAAGCATAGAGAAGAAGAATCCATGTGTGCTGTTGAAGCGACTGAATACGAATTTGATGAGAGGGAGAAATTTGTCTCAAATGGGAATCCTGGATACTGAAATGGGGCAGCGTGGGAGAAGGGAATAGCAGGAGAGGACGACAACACTGTCCCCCGGTAGAATTCAGGACCAAAGGGGGACCCACGACTGGGGCCGCCTAAGATCCTCTGGGACCCACTAGCAGGAACAACGGAATAACTCTGCTCCCCTCTACCAGGTAGGATCGATGGGATTGCAATGGCTGAATAGGAGTTGTTTGGTGGGAACAATGAGGAATAACTCCCCCCTTGGTCCATAGTATTCATTCTGACCCCATGCAAAGGTGATAGAAACGGCACGTTGCCTCTAACATGTCGTGCTGGTTCGGTAACTCCTCCGTAAGGACCAGGTCCATTGTTCAAATCAAAGTCCCTTGAAGCATTAAATTCCGCGTTAGAAAGTCCACCAGTTAGTGGAATCTCCATTTTACGGCGGTTACTAACTGAAAACTGTCTAATATCAGGACTGTCATCAACTCTGTTCAAGTCAAGATCGAGTCCTCCACCACCATGATAGTCGAGAGGCCCAATTTCCAAAAATGTTGCCACCCGTGAAGAGTTATGAGAATCCATATCCTCAAGAACTCTCTGGTCTGGAACATTCAGGTCAATATCAAGAGAACTACGCCCAGGCTTTCTAACGAATTCAATAGAAGGGGAATTAGTTGTTCTGAGTGGCATCTCCAAAACCTTTCTGGGTTCTGCTGGCTTAAAAGCACTGGTAACAGCTGATCCTTTCCACCCAAGTTCCCCCTTACTTCTCAATGGGTTTTCAGGAGGACAAAAGGGCCCTTTTGCTGCCGAGGTGACAGTAATTGAAAAAGGAAAGCTCATAGACGGCGAAGAAACAGAAAAGGGCAGTGGACAAGGCAAATGTACAGCAGATGAGGTCACAAGCTCCCCCTGGCACCCATCCTCAACAGGAAAACCTTCATTCAGATCAAAGTCCAGCTTTACAGACACATCAGTTCCTGCCACAGATCCAGAAGCACCATTCACACTGGAAGCACATTCCCCTATCCCACCAGCTTCATTTCCATCTAACTTGACTGTGTTAGACTTCATGCACTCCACTGTTCGTTGCATAGGGATCGTGAGAGTCTCCTCATGGGAAGCAGATTTATCAGTACAGTGGCCAACCACCACTTTACCTTCTGTCTTCTCCTCACGGCATTCATCAGTTTGCTCCAAACTGGCTGTACTCAAGTTGATATTTTGGTTCTCACTCTGCTCTGACTGACAAACTGCCCTCGTATCAGTAGCCTTCTCAGTGTTTGATTCCATACCCAAAACAGTAGCAGAATCAGAAGGTAGTGCAGTATCCTCACCTTTAACAGTCATAACCTCTTGATGAAACTTTAGTATAATGGGTACCTTGTGCTCAGGTAAGATGGCACAACCCGATTCCTTAAGCAAAGCACTCCTGTCCTCCCTGCACACTTCTAAAGACGAGCAAGAAGGTGATTCTTCATTAGCATTGTTCTCAACCTTTGTGCTGGCGGCTACATTGGGAACATTTACTACTCTGCTCTCAGCAATTTTTTCATCTGCATAATTGACCTTATCTTCATCAGGAAAGGGGATCCTTGCTTTAAGTTTGGAATTCAAAACGCTGTTAATTATCTCCCGGGCGGCATCTGACTCCTTTTGCTGATGAAAATGGTCAGCACCTTCACTACACACAATGCCTTCTTTTGTATCATCTTCAAAACAGATAGCTACCGGAGCATTATTTACTTGACCAGGCCCTCCATCACATTTCGAGTACAAACCATATTGATTTTGTCTTGATCCAATAATAGAAGGATTCAATTGTCCAC
Proteins encoded in this window:
- the LOC131304755 gene encoding uncharacterized protein LOC131304755, encoding MAMTQGYAIELYFDPALENQVLKAWNVLARRQISTHLIEIESRPHITLFSTPYIDPSKLENVVKFFASKQESLPLSFSSIGTLPNDNNVLFLAPTPSLSLLQFHSQLCDAMKREGIEIREEYRPDSWVPYCPVAEEVPKNRMADAFTVLRDLKLPVTGYAMDIGVVEYSPVRELFSFMLGNTFEA